In a single window of the Falsirhodobacter halotolerans genome:
- a CDS encoding FliI/YscN family ATPase gives MIDLSAILPRLTRAVAGAESRPVRGRLREVRGILAEAAIPTARIAELCHLRDPVNGRIVPAEVIGFRGDVAILSAVGDLQGLSSRCEVIPTGATLRVRVGDGLLGRVIDPMGGPLDARPAPCDGHVRPVEVDPPRAMDRDPIRSPLALGIRAIDGLITVAEGQRIGIFGEAGVGKSSLLASIIAGTEADVIVIGLIGERGREVRELLDARLPVAARARTVAVVATSDRPAIERVKAAHTATTVAEHFRDAGARVLLVMDSITRFARAQREVGLAAGEPPTRRGFPPSFFSALPRLLERAGPGKGGSITGLYTVLTEGDVAMDPVAEEVKSILDGHIMLSPDLAERDHFPAIDILRSRSRLMGAVASDRHRDLATRIRASLAAHEQVELLLRVGEYASGSDPAVDDAIARHPRIEAFLRQPPAEEGDLPDTLRRMEAIFS, from the coding sequence GTGATCGACCTCTCCGCCATTCTGCCGCGCCTGACCCGTGCCGTCGCCGGCGCCGAGTCCCGCCCCGTGCGCGGACGCCTGCGCGAGGTGCGGGGTATCCTGGCCGAGGCCGCGATCCCCACGGCCCGCATCGCCGAACTTTGCCATCTGCGCGATCCGGTCAATGGACGCATCGTCCCGGCCGAGGTGATCGGATTTCGCGGCGATGTGGCGATCCTGTCGGCTGTGGGCGATCTTCAGGGCCTTTCCTCTCGCTGCGAGGTGATCCCGACGGGGGCGACGCTTCGGGTGCGGGTTGGGGACGGACTTCTGGGGCGCGTGATCGACCCGATGGGCGGGCCGTTGGACGCCCGCCCCGCCCCCTGCGATGGCCATGTGCGCCCGGTGGAGGTCGATCCCCCCCGCGCGATGGATCGCGACCCGATCCGCTCCCCGCTCGCATTGGGCATTCGGGCCATCGACGGGCTGATCACCGTGGCCGAGGGTCAGCGCATCGGCATTTTTGGCGAGGCGGGGGTGGGGAAATCCTCCCTTCTCGCCTCGATCATTGCGGGAACCGAGGCGGATGTGATCGTCATCGGCCTGATCGGGGAACGCGGGCGCGAAGTGCGCGAATTGCTGGACGCGCGTCTGCCCGTCGCCGCACGGGCCCGCACGGTGGCGGTGGTCGCGACCTCGGACCGTCCGGCGATCGAACGAGTGAAGGCCGCGCACACCGCGACGACCGTGGCCGAACATTTCCGCGATGCCGGCGCGCGGGTGCTCTTGGTGATGGATTCGATCACCCGGTTCGCCCGTGCGCAGCGCGAGGTGGGGCTGGCGGCGGGCGAGCCGCCCACCCGGCGCGGCTTTCCCCCTTCATTCTTCTCGGCGCTGCCCCGCCTTCTGGAACGGGCGGGGCCGGGAAAGGGCGGGTCGATCACCGGCCTTTACACCGTTCTGACCGAAGGGGATGTGGCGATGGATCCTGTAGCCGAGGAGGTAAAGTCCATCCTCGACGGTCATATCATGCTGTCACCCGATCTGGCCGAGCGCGACCATTTCCCCGCCATCGACATCCTTCGCAGCCGCAGCCGCCTGATGGGGGCGGTGGCCTCGGACCGCCATCGCGATCTGGCGACCCGCATCCGCGCCAGTCTTGCCGCCCATGAGCAGGTGGAGTTGCTGTTGCGCGTGGGCGAATACGCGTCCGGGTCGGATCCGGCGGTGGATGACGCCATCGCGCGCCACCCCCGGATTGAGGCGTTCCTGCGCCAGCCCCCCGCCGAGGAGGGCGACCTGCCCGACACCCTGCGCCGCATGGAGGCGATCTTCTCATGA
- the sctJ gene encoding type III secretion system inner membrane ring lipoprotein SctJ → MPLHRLRLAAMAGLLALAACQEDLYTGLDEREANAIVATLDRAGIPARRTVQDDGDMRVTIDGARFAEAVGVLEKAGLPRQQFASMGEVFRQEGLVASPMQERARLLFALSEELSRTVTEIDGVQSARVHVVLPENDPLRRDAVPSSASVFLRHDAGLNVAPLIPQIKTLVANGIAGLTYDKVSVVPVAAAMPDFAERGPMLVSVLGVWMVEGSRGWFLTLVGGLVLLCAGLGVAVAILRRRARHDYRLEILE, encoded by the coding sequence ATGCCCCTTCACAGGCTGCGTCTTGCGGCGATGGCGGGGCTGCTCGCCCTCGCCGCGTGCCAGGAAGACCTCTATACCGGCTTGGACGAACGTGAGGCGAACGCCATCGTCGCCACGCTGGACCGGGCGGGCATTCCCGCCCGCCGCACGGTTCAGGATGACGGCGATATGCGCGTGACCATCGACGGCGCGCGGTTTGCCGAAGCGGTCGGTGTGCTGGAAAAGGCGGGCCTGCCCCGTCAGCAATTCGCATCCATGGGCGAGGTGTTCCGCCAAGAGGGGCTCGTGGCCTCTCCCATGCAGGAGCGGGCGCGCCTGCTGTTCGCCCTGTCCGAGGAACTGTCGCGCACCGTGACCGAAATCGACGGCGTGCAATCGGCCCGGGTGCACGTGGTGCTGCCCGAAAACGACCCCTTGCGACGTGATGCGGTGCCGTCATCGGCTTCGGTTTTCCTGCGGCACGATGCGGGGTTGAACGTCGCGCCGCTGATCCCGCAGATCAAGACGTTGGTGGCAAACGGCATTGCCGGGCTGACTTATGACAAGGTGTCCGTCGTGCCGGTGGCCGCCGCCATGCCGGATTTTGCCGAACGCGGGCCGATGCTGGTGTCCGTGCTGGGCGTCTGGATGGTGGAGGGAAGCCGGGGCTGGTTCCTGACGCTGGTGGGAGGGCTTGTGCTTCTTTGCGCAGGTTTGGGCGTGGCCGTGGCCATCTTGCGGCGGCGGGCGCGGCACGATTACCGGCTGGAGATTCTGGAATGA
- a CDS encoding SctD/MshK family protein has product MALLHLLPARPAPAARVVSVLDGAHRGAHAPVHGDVCTIGSGPQSDILLTDEGVVANHLRLRFHGRQMAVDALGGDVGIEGRVPVQRGHGTRVVMPAILTLGSTTIRVGRPVMAEGRRRGWLIGAAALFALAFGLTYTSHVTGVGQAQVQDRPAEPTVVPSAPVDTSAPDALRARIAEADLPLVVSATDHRLNVVGDLTDDRREVWQDIRRWFDRTYGATHVLTAEVVFRPVAAPPSFAFQAVWFGPDPYVVDARGERRYPGAALQDGWMLKSITPGRITVAQGSTEFHLTL; this is encoded by the coding sequence TTGGCCCTTCTTCACCTCCTTCCCGCGCGGCCGGCCCCTGCCGCACGTGTCGTGTCCGTGTTGGACGGCGCGCATCGCGGGGCCCATGCACCGGTCCATGGCGACGTATGCACCATCGGATCGGGGCCGCAGTCCGATATCCTTCTGACCGATGAGGGCGTGGTGGCGAACCATCTGCGCCTGCGGTTTCACGGTCGACAGATGGCGGTGGACGCGCTTGGCGGCGATGTCGGCATCGAAGGCCGGGTGCCGGTGCAGCGGGGTCACGGAACCCGTGTGGTCATGCCCGCCATCCTGACCCTCGGGTCCACGACCATCCGTGTGGGACGTCCGGTCATGGCGGAAGGGCGGCGGCGCGGATGGCTGATAGGTGCGGCCGCGCTGTTTGCGCTGGCGTTCGGGCTGACCTACACCTCGCACGTCACCGGCGTCGGTCAGGCCCAGGTGCAGGACCGCCCCGCCGAACCGACCGTCGTGCCCTCTGCGCCGGTCGACACATCCGCCCCCGATGCCCTGCGTGCCCGGATCGCAGAGGCGGACCTTCCGCTCGTCGTCTCGGCGACCGATCATCGTCTGAACGTCGTGGGCGACCTTACGGACGACCGGAGGGAGGTCTGGCAGGATATCCGCCGTTGGTTCGACCGCACCTATGGCGCAACCCATGTTCTGACGGCCGAAGTCGTATTCCGGCCTGTCGCCGCCCCCCCCTCCTTCGCCTTCCAGGCCGTGTGGTTCGGCCCAGATCCCTATGTGGTCGATGCGCGCGGAGAGCGGCGCTATCCCGGGGCCGCGCTGCAGGACGGCTGGATGCTGAAATCCATCACGCCGGGGCGCATCACCGTCGCCCAGGGCAGCACCGAGTTCCATCTGACCTTATGA